In Populus alba chromosome 1, ASM523922v2, whole genome shotgun sequence, a single window of DNA contains:
- the LOC140954978 gene encoding uncharacterized protein translates to MENEERAHLESYYQTELESVKNEVARLIDLLEQLLRAKNGEGTLAQPPEGAPATHVLQGSQNQGANSANEQHFLPITPIQPTHPPITVDLTVERTPDNRSPSLMDQDKLFALEERLRVVEGNDWFDPIRAAEVCLVPNIVVPKDFRIPDFIKYTGLECPNTHLRSYCNKMAEVIRDDKLLIYFFQDSLTGFALSWYMRLDNVRIRSWRDLVEAFLK, encoded by the coding sequence aTGGAGAATGAAGAAAGAGCACATTTAGAGTCATATTatcagaccgagttggaatccgtaaaaaatgaagttgctcgGCTGATCGACCTACTCGAGCAACTTCTAAGAGctaagaatggggagggaacattAGCACAACCACCTGAAGGAGCGCCAGCAACTCACGTCCTTCAAGGATCTCAAAACCAGGGGGCAAACTCGGCCAATGAACAACATTTTCTGCCTATCACCCCTATCCAGCCAACTCATCCTCCAATCACTGTTGACTTAACAGTGGAGAGAACCCCAGATAATAGGTCTCCTAGTTTGATGGACCAGGACAAGCTATTTGCTTTGGAAGAAAGATTAAGGGTAGTTGAGggtaatgactggtttgaccctatACGAGCAGCCGAAGTATGTCTGGTACCGAACATTGTGGTGCCCAAGGATTTTAGGATACCCGATTTCATTAAGTACACCGGTTTGGAGTGCCCAAACACTCATCTTCGAtcttactgcaacaaaatggcagagGTAATCCGTGATGATAAATTgcttatctatttctttcaagatagccTCACAGGATTTGCTTTAAGCTGGTACATGAGGTTAGATAATGTCAGGATCAGGAGCTGGAGAGACTTGGTGGAAGCTTTCCTTAAGTAG